A window of Streptomyces sp. DG1A-41 contains these coding sequences:
- the dnaE gene encoding DNA polymerase III subunit alpha has product MSKPPFTHLHVHTQYSLLDGAARLKDMFNACNEMGMTHIAMSDHGNLHGAYDFFHSAQKAGVTPIIGIEAYVAPESRRNKRKIQWGQPHQKRDDVSGSGGYTHKTMWAVNKTGLHNLFRLSSDAYAEGWLQKWPRMDKETIAKWSEGIVASTGCPSGEVQTRLRLGHFDEALKAAADYQDIFGKDRYFLELMDHGIEIEHRVRDGLLEIGRKLGIPPLVTNDSHYTYAHEASAHDALLCIQTGKNLSDPDRFKFDGTGYYLKSTDEMYAIDSSDAWQEGCSNTRLIAEMVDTTGMFEKRDLMPKFDIPEGYTEVSWFREETLRGMHRRFPDGIPDDRMKQVEYEMDTIISMGFPGYFLVVADFIMWAKKQGIAVGPGRGSAAGSIVAYALGITDLDPIPHGLIFERFLNPERISMPDVDIDFDERRRVEVIRYVTEKYGADKVAMIGTYGTIKAKNAIKDSARVLGYPYAMGDRLTKAMPADVLGKGINLDGITNPEHPRYSEAGEIRAMYENEPDVKKVIDTAKGVEGLVRQMGVHAAGVIMSSETITDHVPVWVRHTDGVTITQWDYPSCESLGLLKMDFLGLRNLTIMDDAVKMVKSNKGIDIDLLSLPLDDPTTFELLQRGDTLGVFQFDGGPMRSLLRLMKPDNFEDISAVSALYRPGPMGMNSHTNYALRKNGQQEITPIHPELEEPLKEVLDVTYGLIVYQEQVQKAAQIIAGYSLGEADILRRVMGKKKPEELAKNFVLFQEGARKKGYSDEAIQALWDVLVPFAGYAFNKAHSAAYGLVSYWTAYLKANHPAEYMAALLTSVKDDKDKSAVYLNECRRMGIKVLPPDVNESMSNFAAQGDDVILFGLSAVRNVGTNVVESIIRCRKAKGKYTSFPDYLDKVDAVVCNKRTTESLIKAGAFDAMGHTRKGLTAQYEPMIDNVVAVKRKEAEGQFDLFGGMGEDDSSEPGFGLDVEFTTEEWDKTYLLAQEREMLGLYVSDHPLFGLEHILSDKADAGISQLTGGEHADGAVVTIGGIISGLQRKMTKQGNAWAIATVEDLAGSIECMFFPATYQLVSTQLVEDAVVFVKGRLDKREDVPRLVAMELQVPDLSNAGTNAPVILTIPATRVTPPLVSRLGEVLSHHKGDSEVRIKLQGPTKTTVLRLDRHRVKPDPALFGDLKVLLGPSCLAG; this is encoded by the coding sequence GTGTCAAAGCCGCCGTTCACGCACCTGCACGTCCACACCCAGTACTCGCTGCTGGACGGTGCCGCGCGGCTGAAGGACATGTTCAACGCGTGCAACGAGATGGGCATGACGCACATCGCCATGTCCGACCACGGCAACCTCCACGGGGCGTACGACTTCTTCCACTCCGCGCAGAAGGCCGGGGTCACCCCGATCATCGGCATCGAGGCGTATGTCGCGCCCGAGTCGCGCCGTAACAAGCGCAAGATCCAGTGGGGCCAGCCGCACCAGAAGCGGGACGACGTCTCCGGTTCCGGTGGTTACACCCACAAGACGATGTGGGCCGTGAACAAGACCGGCCTGCACAACCTCTTCCGGCTCTCCTCGGACGCCTATGCCGAGGGCTGGCTCCAGAAGTGGCCCCGGATGGACAAGGAGACCATCGCCAAGTGGTCCGAGGGCATCGTCGCCTCCACCGGCTGCCCCTCCGGCGAGGTCCAGACCCGGCTGCGCCTCGGCCACTTCGACGAGGCCCTGAAGGCCGCCGCCGACTACCAGGACATCTTCGGCAAGGACCGCTACTTCCTGGAGCTGATGGACCACGGCATCGAGATCGAGCACCGGGTCCGCGACGGCCTGCTGGAGATCGGCAGGAAGCTCGGCATCCCCCCGCTGGTCACCAACGACTCGCACTACACGTACGCGCACGAGGCGAGCGCCCACGACGCCCTGCTGTGCATCCAGACCGGCAAGAACCTCTCCGACCCCGACCGCTTCAAGTTCGACGGCACCGGCTACTACCTGAAGTCCACGGACGAGATGTACGCCATCGACTCCTCGGACGCCTGGCAGGAGGGCTGCTCCAACACCCGCCTGATCGCCGAGATGGTCGACACCACGGGCATGTTCGAAAAGCGCGACCTGATGCCGAAGTTCGACATCCCGGAGGGGTACACGGAGGTCAGCTGGTTCCGCGAGGAGACCCTGCGCGGCATGCACCGCCGCTTCCCCGACGGCATCCCGGACGACCGCATGAAGCAGGTCGAGTACGAGATGGACACCATCATCTCGATGGGCTTCCCGGGCTACTTCCTCGTGGTCGCCGACTTCATCATGTGGGCCAAGAAGCAGGGCATCGCGGTCGGCCCCGGCCGAGGCTCCGCGGCCGGCTCGATCGTCGCCTACGCGCTCGGCATCACCGACCTCGACCCCATCCCGCACGGCCTGATCTTCGAGCGGTTCCTCAACCCCGAGCGCATCTCCATGCCCGACGTCGACATCGACTTCGACGAGCGCCGGCGCGTCGAGGTGATCCGGTACGTGACGGAGAAGTACGGCGCCGACAAGGTCGCCATGATCGGCACGTACGGCACCATCAAGGCCAAGAACGCGATCAAGGACTCCGCACGCGTGCTGGGCTACCCGTACGCGATGGGCGACCGCCTCACCAAGGCCATGCCCGCCGACGTCCTCGGCAAGGGCATCAACCTCGACGGCATCACCAACCCCGAGCACCCCCGCTACTCGGAGGCGGGCGAGATCCGGGCGATGTACGAGAACGAGCCGGACGTGAAGAAGGTCATCGACACCGCCAAAGGCGTCGAGGGCCTGGTCCGGCAGATGGGCGTGCACGCCGCCGGCGTGATCATGTCCAGCGAGACCATCACCGACCACGTCCCGGTCTGGGTCAGGCACACCGACGGCGTGACCATCACGCAGTGGGACTACCCGAGCTGTGAGTCGCTCGGCCTCCTGAAGATGGACTTCCTGGGCCTGCGCAACCTGACGATCATGGACGACGCCGTCAAGATGGTGAAGTCCAACAAGGGGATCGACATCGATCTCCTGAGCCTCCCGCTCGACGACCCCACGACCTTCGAACTGCTCCAGCGCGGCGACACCCTCGGCGTCTTCCAGTTCGACGGCGGCCCCATGCGCTCCCTGCTCCGACTGATGAAGCCGGACAACTTCGAAGACATCTCCGCCGTGTCGGCCCTGTACCGCCCGGGCCCCATGGGCATGAACTCCCACACGAACTACGCGCTGCGCAAGAACGGGCAGCAGGAGATCACGCCGATCCACCCCGAGCTGGAGGAGCCGCTCAAGGAGGTCCTGGACGTCACCTACGGCCTGATCGTCTACCAGGAGCAGGTGCAGAAGGCCGCCCAGATCATCGCCGGCTACTCGCTCGGCGAGGCCGACATCCTCCGCCGCGTGATGGGCAAGAAGAAGCCCGAGGAACTGGCGAAGAACTTCGTGCTGTTCCAGGAGGGCGCCCGCAAGAAGGGCTACAGCGACGAAGCCATCCAGGCGCTGTGGGACGTGCTGGTCCCCTTCGCCGGCTACGCGTTCAACAAGGCGCACTCCGCCGCGTACGGACTCGTCTCGTACTGGACGGCGTACCTCAAGGCGAACCACCCCGCCGAGTACATGGCCGCGCTCCTCACCTCGGTGAAGGACGACAAGGACAAGTCGGCCGTCTACCTCAACGAGTGCCGCCGCATGGGCATCAAGGTGCTGCCGCCGGACGTCAACGAGTCGATGTCCAACTTCGCGGCCCAGGGCGACGACGTGATCCTCTTCGGCCTCTCCGCCGTCCGCAACGTCGGTACGAACGTCGTCGAGTCGATCATCAGGTGCCGCAAGGCCAAGGGGAAGTACACCTCGTTCCCGGACTACCTCGACAAGGTGGACGCGGTGGTCTGCAACAAGCGCACCACCGAGTCGCTGATCAAGGCCGGCGCCTTCGACGCCATGGGCCACACCCGCAAGGGCCTGACCGCACAGTACGAACCCATGATCGACAACGTGGTCGCGGTCAAGCGCAAAGAGGCCGAGGGGCAGTTCGACCTCTTCGGCGGCATGGGAGAGGACGACAGCAGCGAGCCGGGGTTCGGGCTCGACGTGGAGTTCACCACCGAGGAGTGGGACAAGACCTATCTGCTCGCCCAGGAGCGGGAGATGCTCGGTCTGTACGTCTCCGACCACCCGCTGTTCGGCCTGGAGCACATCCTGTCCGACAAGGCCGACGCGGGCATCTCCCAGCTGACCGGTGGTGAGCACGCGGACGGCGCGGTCGTCACCATCGGCGGCATCATCTCCGGCCTCCAGCGCAAGATGACCAAGCAGGGCAACGCCTGGGCCATCGCCACCGTCGAGGACCTCGCCGGCTCGATCGAGTGCATGTTCTTCCCGGCGACGTACCAGCTCGTCTCGACCCAACTCGTCGAGGACGCCGTGGTGTTCGTCAAGGGCCGCCTCGACAAGCGCGAGGACGTGCCGCGGCTGGTCGCGATGGAGCTGCAGGTCCCCGACCTGTCGAACGCGGGCACCAACGCGCCCGTGATCCTCACCATCCCGGCCACCCGCGTCACTCCGCCGCTCGTCAGCCGGCTCGGCGAGGTCCTCAGTCACCACAAGGGCGACAGCGAGGTCCGGATCAAGCTGCAGGGACCGACCAAGACGACCGTGCTGCGTCTGGACCGGCACCGGGTGAAGCCGGACCCGGCGCTCTTCGGCGACCTGAAGGTGCTGCTCGGACCGTCCTGCCTGGCGGGCTGA
- a CDS encoding DUF2252 domain-containing protein gives MSFPQLDDEHRGEEILAVFDTAFGELLAADPAAFRVKFRKMAASAFAFYRGTACLFYHDLDQEKRGGPFLDERTSRVWIHGDLHAENFGTYMDANGRLIFNVNDFDEAYVGPFTWDLKRFAASIALIGYAKALSDEQISELVTIYAVAYRERIHALATGAKSDEVPPFTLDTAQGPLLDALRDARSLTRFGLLESMTEIRDFERRFAPGGGSVELDAATRYKVLAAFDGYLETLPDSSLARPDSYRVKDVVGRRGIGIGSAGLPSYNILLEGHSDALENDVVIYIKQAQTPAVSRHITDQTIRDYFQHEGHRTVISQRALQAHADPWLGWTELDGAGQLVAEISPYAVDLDWGDIDDAEEIAQVVADLGRATATMHSAADDQSGESLVPFSTERAIDAAIAADEEGFAPLLIDFAHSYGARARADHQTFVDLFRNGRIPGL, from the coding sequence ATGTCGTTCCCGCAGCTCGACGACGAGCACCGCGGTGAGGAGATCCTCGCCGTCTTCGACACCGCCTTCGGCGAGCTCCTGGCCGCCGACCCGGCCGCGTTCCGCGTGAAGTTCCGGAAGATGGCGGCCTCGGCCTTCGCGTTCTACCGGGGCACGGCGTGCCTCTTCTACCACGATCTGGATCAAGAAAAGCGGGGCGGGCCGTTCCTGGACGAGCGCACCTCGCGCGTGTGGATCCACGGCGACCTGCACGCGGAGAACTTCGGCACGTACATGGACGCCAACGGCCGCCTGATCTTCAACGTCAACGACTTCGACGAGGCGTACGTCGGCCCCTTCACCTGGGACCTGAAGCGCTTCGCCGCCTCCATCGCCCTCATCGGGTACGCGAAGGCACTCAGCGACGAGCAGATCTCCGAGCTGGTGACGATCTACGCGGTCGCGTACCGCGAGCGGATCCACGCCCTGGCCACCGGCGCCAAGAGCGACGAGGTGCCGCCGTTCACGCTGGACACCGCGCAGGGCCCGCTGCTGGACGCGCTGCGTGACGCCCGGTCGCTGACCCGGTTCGGGCTGCTGGAGTCGATGACGGAGATCCGAGACTTCGAGCGCCGCTTCGCGCCGGGCGGCGGCTCGGTGGAGCTGGACGCGGCCACGCGCTACAAGGTCCTCGCCGCCTTCGACGGCTATCTGGAGACGCTGCCGGACAGTTCGCTGGCCCGCCCGGACTCCTACCGCGTGAAGGACGTCGTCGGCCGGCGCGGCATCGGCATCGGCTCGGCGGGGCTGCCCTCGTACAACATCCTCCTGGAGGGCCACAGCGACGCCCTGGAGAACGACGTGGTGATCTACATCAAGCAGGCCCAGACCCCGGCCGTCTCCCGGCACATCACGGACCAGACGATCCGCGACTACTTCCAGCACGAGGGGCACCGCACGGTCATCTCCCAGCGCGCCCTCCAGGCGCACGCCGACCCGTGGCTGGGCTGGACGGAGCTGGACGGCGCGGGCCAGCTGGTCGCCGAGATCTCGCCGTACGCGGTGGATCTCGACTGGGGCGACATCGACGACGCGGAGGAGATCGCCCAGGTGGTCGCCGACCTCGGCCGGGCCACGGCCACGATGCACTCGGCGGCGGACGACCAGTCCGGTGAGTCCCTGGTGCCGTTCTCCACGGAGCGGGCCATCGACGCGGCGATCGCGGCCGACGAGGAGGGCTTCGCCCCGCTGCTGATCGACTTCGCGCACAGCTACGGCGCACGCGCGCGTGCCGACCACCAGACCTTCGTGGACCTGTTCCGCAACGGCCGGATCCCGGGTCTGTAA
- a CDS encoding DsbA family protein, producing MSKRNSQAEKTAARERLRIEREREAKRAKAKRQIIVAASIVGVLAIAGGIGYAVVQANKPTYWEAQKDAKVVAPANTTGAKGTTVVIGKDSAKKTLKIYEDPRCPVCAQFEQTVGPTVKKDIDDGKFKMQFIGATFIDNKDNGEGSKNALSALGAALNVSPEAFLDYKAALYSAKYHPDETTDEFKNDSYLIKVANSVPELKNNKKFQDAVEKGTYDAWAMAMSKTFDDNKDGVQGTPGFVMDGKQLTADSQGTPLMTVADFNRVVGEALKK from the coding sequence ATGAGCAAGCGGAACAGCCAGGCGGAGAAGACGGCGGCCCGTGAGCGGCTGCGCATCGAGCGCGAGCGCGAGGCGAAGCGGGCGAAGGCCAAGCGGCAGATCATCGTCGCCGCCTCCATCGTCGGCGTCCTGGCGATAGCCGGCGGCATCGGCTACGCGGTCGTCCAGGCCAACAAGCCCACGTACTGGGAGGCCCAGAAGGACGCCAAGGTCGTCGCCCCGGCCAACACCACGGGTGCCAAGGGCACCACGGTCGTCATCGGCAAGGACTCGGCCAAGAAGACCCTGAAGATCTACGAGGACCCGCGCTGCCCCGTGTGCGCCCAGTTCGAACAGACCGTCGGTCCGACCGTGAAGAAGGACATCGACGACGGCAAGTTCAAGATGCAGTTCATCGGCGCCACCTTCATCGACAACAAGGACAACGGTGAGGGCTCCAAGAACGCGCTGAGCGCCCTGGGCGCCGCGCTGAACGTCAGCCCCGAGGCGTTCCTCGACTACAAGGCCGCGCTGTACTCGGCGAAGTACCACCCGGACGAGACGACCGACGAGTTCAAGAACGACAGCTACCTCATCAAGGTCGCGAACTCCGTCCCCGAGCTGAAGAACAACAAGAAGTTCCAGGACGCGGTCGAGAAGGGCACCTACGACGCCTGGGCGATGGCCATGTCGAAGACCTTCGACGACAACAAGGACGGCGTGCAGGGCACCCCGGGCTTCGTCATGGACGGCAAGCAGCTCACCGCCGACAGCCAGGGCACGCCGCTGATGACGGTGGCCGACTTCAACCGGGTGGTTGGCGAGGCCCTCAAGAAGTGA
- a CDS encoding alkaline phosphatase D family protein, with translation MTSRYRSSKPSEDLNSLTPRRRTVVKAAAATAVLAGPLAATLPARAVDQAPAFLHGVASGDPLPDGVLLWTRVTPVPEAMPGSGLGPDTEVSWVVARDKAFRTVVTKGSTTATAASDHTVKADIRGLEPATDYWFRFSAGGTDSPAARTRTAPAADAPVTNLRFGVVSCANWEAGWFSSYRHLAARGDLDAWLHLGDYIYEYGTGEYGTRGTVVRPHAPAHEILTLADYRARHARYKTDPDLQALHAAAPVVAIWDDHEFANDAWSGGAENHAEGAEGTWSARQAAARQAYFEWMPVRPAIAGTTYRRLRFGKLADLSLLDLRSFRSQQVRVGDGGVDDPDRTLTGRAQLDWLKAGLKASDTTWRLVGNSVMVSPFAIGSLSADVLKPLAKLLGLPQEGLALNTDQWDGYTDDRRELLAHLRANAIRNTVFLTGDIHMAWANDVPVDAGTYPLSPSAATEFVVTSVTSDNLDDLVKVPEGTVSAVAAPVIRAANRHVHWVDTDRHGYGVLDITAERAQMDYYVLSDRTKRDATATWARSYRTRSATQKMERVHDPV, from the coding sequence GTGACCAGTCGATACAGATCATCGAAACCGTCAGAGGACCTCAACTCCCTCACCCCGCGCCGCCGTACGGTCGTCAAGGCCGCGGCGGCGACCGCTGTCCTGGCCGGGCCGCTGGCAGCGACCCTGCCCGCGCGCGCCGTCGACCAGGCCCCCGCGTTTCTGCACGGCGTGGCCTCCGGTGACCCCCTGCCGGACGGCGTCCTGCTGTGGACCCGTGTGACCCCCGTACCGGAGGCGATGCCCGGCTCCGGGCTCGGCCCGGACACCGAGGTGAGCTGGGTCGTCGCCAGGGACAAGGCGTTCAGAACCGTCGTCACCAAGGGCTCCACCACCGCGACGGCCGCCTCCGACCACACCGTGAAGGCCGACATCCGCGGCCTGGAACCGGCCACCGACTACTGGTTCCGCTTCTCCGCCGGCGGCACCGACTCCCCCGCCGCCCGCACCCGCACCGCCCCCGCGGCCGACGCGCCCGTCACCAACCTCCGCTTCGGCGTGGTCTCCTGCGCCAACTGGGAGGCCGGCTGGTTCTCCTCGTACCGCCATCTCGCGGCCCGCGGCGACCTGGACGCCTGGCTGCACCTGGGCGACTACATCTACGAGTACGGCACCGGCGAGTACGGCACCCGCGGCACGGTCGTCCGCCCGCACGCCCCGGCCCACGAGATCCTCACCCTCGCCGACTACCGCGCCCGGCACGCGCGCTACAAGACCGACCCGGACCTCCAGGCGCTGCACGCGGCGGCCCCGGTCGTGGCGATCTGGGACGACCACGAGTTCGCCAACGACGCCTGGTCGGGCGGCGCCGAGAACCACGCGGAGGGCGCCGAGGGCACCTGGTCCGCCCGCCAGGCCGCAGCCAGGCAGGCCTACTTCGAGTGGATGCCGGTGCGCCCGGCGATCGCGGGCACCACCTATCGCCGGCTGCGCTTCGGCAAGCTGGCCGACCTCTCGCTGCTGGACCTGCGCTCCTTCCGCTCACAGCAGGTCAGGGTCGGCGACGGTGGGGTCGACGACCCGGACCGCACGCTCACCGGCCGCGCCCAGCTCGACTGGCTCAAGGCGGGCCTGAAGGCGTCCGACACCACCTGGCGGCTGGTCGGGAACTCCGTGATGGTCTCGCCGTTCGCGATCGGCTCGCTCTCCGCCGATGTGCTGAAGCCCCTCGCCAAGTTGCTGGGCCTGCCGCAGGAGGGCCTCGCCCTCAACACCGACCAGTGGGACGGCTACACCGACGACCGGCGCGAACTCCTCGCCCACCTGCGCGCGAACGCGATCCGCAACACGGTGTTCCTCACCGGCGACATCCACATGGCCTGGGCCAACGACGTGCCGGTGGACGCAGGTACGTACCCGCTGTCCCCGTCGGCCGCCACGGAGTTCGTCGTCACCTCGGTCACCTCGGACAACCTCGACGACCTCGTCAAGGTCCCCGAGGGCACGGTCTCCGCGGTCGCCGCGCCCGTGATCCGCGCCGCCAACCGCCACGTCCACTGGGTCGACACCGACCGCCACGGCTACGGCGTCCTGGACATCACGGCCGAGCGGGCGCAGATGGACTACTACGTCCTGTCCGACCGCACGAAGCGCGACGCCACCGCCACGTGGGCCCGCTCGTACCGCACGCGCAGCGCCACGCAGAAGATGGAGCGCGTCCACGACCCGGTGTAA
- a CDS encoding mechanosensitive ion channel domain-containing protein, which yields MENLLRPLIVVGGSVVLTLVIGWATDFLLRKADERHHETPLWGLLRRGRIPYQLVLFAALLRGSYDEAQLLDSRDEGIGRALTLVLIGSAAWLVIRMAAAIVETSYTRYANARAHRDPARVRRVRTQVTLIMRVVSAIVGVVAAASMLLTFPAFRAAGASLLASAGILGIVAGVAAQSTLSNMFAGFQIAFGDMVRIGDTVVVDGEWGTVEEITLTFLTVRTWDERRITMPVSYFTSKPFENWSRGTPQMTGTVFWHVDHTAPVDAMREKLRDLLRECPAWDGRAYDLSVTDTTPNTMQVRALVTAKDADDIWTVRVAVREQMVRWLADEHPYALPRVNTADAILPPSQNGHRPSQDGVPHQQRRFHGSARPER from the coding sequence ATGGAGAACCTGCTGCGACCGCTGATCGTGGTCGGTGGCTCGGTCGTGCTCACGCTGGTGATCGGCTGGGCCACCGACTTCCTGCTGCGCAAGGCCGACGAACGGCACCACGAGACCCCGCTGTGGGGGCTGCTCCGCCGCGGCCGCATCCCCTACCAGCTCGTCCTCTTCGCGGCCCTGCTGAGAGGGTCGTACGACGAGGCACAACTGCTGGACAGCCGCGATGAGGGCATCGGCCGGGCGCTGACCCTGGTTTTGATCGGGTCGGCCGCCTGGCTGGTGATCCGTATGGCGGCGGCGATCGTCGAGACGTCCTACACCCGGTACGCCAATGCCCGGGCCCACCGCGACCCGGCCAGGGTCCGCCGGGTGCGCACCCAGGTGACGCTGATCATGCGGGTGGTGTCCGCGATCGTCGGCGTGGTGGCAGCGGCGAGCATGCTGCTGACCTTCCCGGCGTTCCGCGCGGCGGGTGCCTCGCTGCTGGCCTCGGCCGGCATCCTCGGCATCGTCGCCGGTGTCGCCGCCCAGTCCACGCTGAGCAACATGTTCGCGGGGTTCCAGATCGCCTTCGGCGACATGGTGCGCATCGGGGACACCGTCGTCGTGGACGGCGAGTGGGGCACGGTCGAGGAGATCACGCTGACGTTCCTGACCGTGCGCACCTGGGACGAGCGGCGGATCACCATGCCGGTGTCGTACTTCACGTCCAAGCCGTTCGAGAACTGGTCGCGCGGCACGCCACAGATGACCGGCACCGTCTTCTGGCACGTCGATCACACGGCACCCGTGGACGCGATGCGCGAGAAGCTCCGCGACCTCCTGCGCGAGTGCCCTGCCTGGGACGGCCGCGCCTACGACCTGTCCGTCACGGACACCACCCCGAACACCATGCAGGTACGGGCCCTGGTGACCGCCAAGGACGCGGACGACATCTGGACGGTGCGGGTCGCGGTCCGCGAGCAGATGGTCCGCTGGCTGGCCGACGAGCATCCGTACGCCCTGCCCCGGGTCAACACGGCGGACGCGATCCTGCCCCCGTCCCAGAACGGCCACCGCCCGTCCCAGGACGGCGTCCCGCACCAGCAGCGCCGCTTCCACGGCTCGGCGAGGCCGGAACGCTGA
- a CDS encoding Na+/H+ antiporter produces the protein MDQLALLFVLLLGAVISVPVGDRLGMPAPVLMTLLGIVLALLDFVPNVQIPPDLILPLLLPPLLYAAVRRTSWRQFAANRRPIFLLAVALVFVTMACVAAAADAIVPGLPLAAAFALGALVAPPDPVAATAVAGQLGLPRRLVSILEGEGLFNDVTAIVLYHVAIAAAVSGTFSPWKAGLDLVLSAVVAVAVGIALGWGANKLMELLGDATLQIGLTLLVPYASYVMAEELHGSGVLAVLTTALFLAEYGSDADDVMTRLAGHTFWNIVDTLVTGVAFGLVGLELHNAIHTASGRWGELLGWAAVVVCVVVFVRLLWLLPATWLTKRLHARRDYDEDIPVSWRETVVMWWSGMRGVASVALVLAIPLETDAGTPFPSRDEIIFIAFGVIMATLVVQGLTLPWLVRSLGVRADTNVEKEFAKALAIRASKAAKRRLREIEEVEELPEELSEQMMRRAFDIAVRITPEVAEDERREAYQERARRLKRVRRIQQEMLSAARHEVLAARSEPGADPEVVDRVLRHLDVRSMR, from the coding sequence GTGGATCAGTTGGCCCTGTTGTTCGTGCTGCTGCTCGGGGCCGTGATCAGCGTCCCGGTCGGGGACCGGCTCGGCATGCCCGCGCCGGTGCTGATGACGCTCCTGGGCATAGTCCTCGCGCTGCTCGATTTCGTACCGAACGTCCAGATTCCGCCGGACCTGATCCTGCCGCTGCTGTTGCCGCCGCTGCTGTACGCGGCGGTGCGGCGCACGTCCTGGCGGCAGTTCGCGGCGAACAGGAGACCGATCTTCCTGCTGGCCGTGGCGCTGGTGTTCGTCACCATGGCCTGTGTGGCCGCCGCGGCCGACGCGATCGTGCCCGGGCTGCCGCTGGCGGCGGCGTTCGCGCTCGGCGCGCTGGTCGCGCCGCCGGACCCGGTCGCGGCGACCGCCGTCGCCGGGCAACTGGGGCTGCCCCGCAGGCTGGTGTCGATCCTGGAGGGCGAGGGGCTGTTCAACGACGTGACGGCCATCGTCCTCTACCACGTGGCGATCGCCGCCGCCGTCAGCGGGACGTTCTCGCCCTGGAAGGCCGGACTCGACCTGGTGCTGTCGGCCGTGGTGGCCGTGGCCGTGGGCATCGCGCTGGGCTGGGGCGCGAACAAGCTGATGGAACTGCTCGGGGACGCCACCCTCCAGATCGGGCTGACCCTGCTGGTGCCGTACGCCTCGTACGTCATGGCCGAGGAACTGCACGGGTCCGGAGTGCTCGCCGTGCTCACCACCGCGCTGTTCCTCGCGGAGTACGGGTCCGATGCCGACGACGTCATGACGCGGCTGGCCGGGCACACGTTCTGGAACATCGTCGACACGCTCGTCACCGGCGTCGCGTTCGGGCTGGTCGGGCTGGAGCTGCACAACGCGATCCACACGGCGTCCGGCCGGTGGGGCGAGTTGCTCGGGTGGGCGGCGGTGGTCGTCTGCGTGGTCGTGTTCGTCCGGCTGTTGTGGCTGCTGCCGGCGACCTGGCTGACCAAACGGCTGCACGCGCGGCGGGACTACGACGAGGACATCCCGGTGAGCTGGCGCGAGACCGTGGTGATGTGGTGGTCGGGGATGCGGGGGGTGGCCTCGGTCGCGTTGGTGCTGGCCATTCCGCTGGAGACCGACGCCGGAACGCCGTTCCCCAGCCGGGACGAGATCATCTTCATCGCGTTCGGGGTGATCATGGCGACGTTGGTGGTGCAGGGGCTGACCTTGCCGTGGCTGGTGAGGTCGCTGGGGGTGCGGGCCGACACGAATGTCGAGAAGGAGTTCGCGAAGGCGCTGGCGATCCGGGCGTCCAAGGCGGCGAAGCGCAGGCTCCGGGAGATCGAGGAGGTCGAGGAACTGCCGGAGGAGCTGTCCGAGCAGATGATGCGGCGGGCGTTCGACATCGCGGTGCGAATCACTCCTGAGGTGGCCGAGGACGAGCGGCGGGAGGCCTATCAGGAGCGGGCTCGGCGGCTGAAGCGGGTGCGGCGGATCCAGCAGGAGATGCTGAGTGCGGCGCGGCATGAGGTGCTGGCGGCGCGGAGCGAGCCGGGGGCGGACCCGGAGGTGGTGGACCGGGTGCTACGGCATCTTGACGTGCGGTCCATGCGGTGA
- a CDS encoding GNAT family N-acetyltransferase, whose translation MSGSPAPSYVVRVAEDAADREACFAVRKEVFVGEQGVPEDIEYDAYDPGAVHVLAVREDGVPLGTGRLLLGEAAVAQTGADSAVGSLGRLAVAAHARGLGVGVALVRAIEDAARARGLAAVDLHAQTHALGFYARLGYEAYGQEYLEAGIPHQAMRRSL comes from the coding sequence ATGAGCGGGTCGCCGGCGCCGTCGTACGTGGTGCGGGTCGCCGAGGACGCGGCCGACCGTGAGGCGTGCTTCGCGGTGCGCAAGGAGGTGTTCGTCGGCGAGCAGGGCGTGCCGGAGGACATCGAGTACGACGCGTACGACCCGGGGGCCGTGCATGTGCTGGCCGTCCGGGAGGACGGCGTGCCGCTCGGGACCGGGCGGCTTCTGCTCGGGGAGGCGGCCGTGGCGCAGACCGGAGCCGACTCGGCCGTGGGCTCCCTCGGCCGGCTCGCCGTGGCCGCCCACGCGCGCGGGCTCGGCGTCGGCGTCGCCCTGGTGCGGGCCATCGAGGACGCGGCACGCGCACGTGGTCTCGCGGCCGTGGACCTGCACGCCCAGACGCACGCGCTGGGCTTCTACGCGCGGCTCGGCTACGAGGCGTACGGGCAGGAGTACTTGGAGGCGGGCATTCCGCACCAGGCGATGCGGCGTTCGCTTTAG